AGCTGCGCCAGGCCGGGGTGTCCGTCACCGAGGTTCGCTATCAGGGCATGATCCACGACTTCCTGATGCTCGACGCGCTCGCTGGCACGAACGCGGCGCGGGCCGCGCTGGCGCAGGTGGCGATGACGGTGCGACAGGCCCTGCGGGGCGATGGGGATCCGATCGCCGGCCTATGATTGCCCGGTTCCGCCCGTGGGTAGGAGCGCAACCGCACCGGGCGTCGACGTTCCCGTACCTCCGGTGCGGATGGATCAGTTCTCGGGGACACGGAATGGGGACGTCGTGTCGCGCAATGCCGTCAGTGAGCCGTCGTCGACAGGTGCGCCGGCACCGACACCACCGGGGTCGTCGAGCGGACCGGGCGGGCTGTCCCGCCGATCGTGGCTCGTCATCGGGCTGGTCGCCGCCCTGCTGGTGGCAGCTACTATCGTCGCGGTGGTGGTGGAGGCCGTGGGCCGGGACCGGGGTCCGGCGGGCGATCCGGCGATCGCCTGGACCGTGCAGGCGCCGCTGGCGGACCGGACCGAGGTGGCGCTGGAGGTGCTCGACGGGGCGACTGACATCCGGGTCGTCGTCGAGGACGTGCAGGACGACCTGTTGCGGGCGCGAACGCCGCAGGGCGGCGCGGTCGCACCTCGGATCAGTGACGATGGCGACTTGGTCCAGGTCGGGCTCGACGACACCGGAAACGGTGGTGCCGGTGTGGTGGAGATCGCGCTGCACCCCGACGTGCTGTGGTCGATCCGCGTCCTCGGTGGCGCGACGACACAGCAGGTGGACCTGTCGGGCGCGCGTGTCTCCGCAGTGGAGCTGGCCGGTGGTGCGAGCACGATGGATCTGATGCTGCCGCAGCCGCAGGGCACGGTCACCGTGCGGATGACCGGCGGGGTGAGTACCTGGCGGATCGAACTGCCGGCGCGGGTGCCGGTCCAGGTACGGGTGGGTTCCGGCGCCGGCAGTGTCAGCGTGGACGGTGAGCGGCGTGACGGTATCGGCGGTGGCGAGACGATCAGCTCACCTGACTGGGCCGAGGCCACCGACCGCTACGACGTCGACGCCGCAGCCGGCTTCTCCGATCTGACCGTGACCAGAGCGGATTGACGTGCCGGCGGATGCGGTTCCGCTGGCATCGCCACGGCGATCCGCACTACTTGTGGTAGCGGTCGGCGGGCAAGGCCACGTCACCCGCTGTGCGCACCGCCCGCGACGGCCTGACGGTGTGCCGGCACCGGTGTCTCCTCCGGTGCCGGAAACGCCGGTAGGTGCCGGTCGGCCCGACCGGCGAAGAGCGCCACCTCGTACGCCACGGCGTCCATGTCGGAGCCGGCGGCGAAGACCGCCGCGATGATGGCCCCGCCGGGAGTGGCGGCGATGAACAGGAACACCTCGCCCATCTGCACGACGATCTGCCGTACCCGGCCGGTGTCGGCGTGCTGACCCACTGCCACGGCCAGGGCGCGTAGGCCGGCGACCACACCGGACAGTTGTTCGGCCAACTCGTGGTCGACCCCTTTGGAGCAGGCGAGTAGCAGGCCGTCGGGGGAGAGCGCGACGGCCTGTCGTGCCTCCGGGACCCGCTCGACCAGGTCGTCCAGCAGCCGGGAGACGTCACCAGTGGTGACCACGGGGTGAACCATGAAGGGGTCTCTCTTTCGGTCGGTGCCGTTCCGGGCAAACAGTACCCCCGACCGGTGCTTTCAGCGTGTTGCGGCGCGACTCACCGCAGTAGATTTCTGTTCCATCGTGGATCGGCGTGCGGCTCCACCCGCCAGTGGCACGACGAGCGGCGTACCGCTGGCCGGATCCTCGATCACCATGACCCGGAGTCCGAACACCTCCTCGACCAGTTCCGGCGTCAGGACCTGGCCGGGCGGGCCACTGGCCATCACCTGGCCGTCCTTCATCGCGATCAGGTGACGGGCGTACCGCGCGGCCAGATTGAGGTCGTGCAGCACCATGACGACGGTACGGCCGCGATCACGATGCAACCGGTCGACCAGGTCGAGTACGTCGATCTGGTGCGCCAGGTCGAGGTAGGTGGTGGGTTCGTCCAACAGCAGGATGTCGGTGCCCTGCGCCAGGGCCATCGAGATCCAGGCCCG
The sequence above is a segment of the Solwaraspora sp. WMMD406 genome. Coding sequences within it:
- a CDS encoding roadblock/LC7 domain-containing protein, giving the protein MVHPVVTTGDVSRLLDDLVERVPEARQAVALSPDGLLLACSKGVDHELAEQLSGVVAGLRALAVAVGQHADTGRVRQIVVQMGEVFLFIAATPGGAIIAAVFAAGSDMDAVAYEVALFAGRADRHLPAFPAPEETPVPAHRQAVAGGAHSG